CAAATAATTTCCACTAAAAACAATACAATGCCCAATAACTTGAAAGCAAAGTAGTACACCAACGCGGCGATGCCTAAAAATAAAAAAAACCGATAAACCCAAGTACTCCAAGCATAAGCCACCATCAGCCAGCATTTCTTACGATTCAATGGCTCAGGCGGTAAAAAACCAAAACCAAATAATCGCTCACGCAGAAACCACTTTCCAACTAAAAAAGACCGTGGCTGTAAGTTTTCCATCCCCAAAAAATCTGACAGCGCGTAATAACCATCAAAACGCATAAAAGGACTGGTATTAATCAACAAAGAAGAAATCCAACTGGTCGTCGCCACAAAAAACAACACACTTCTAAATCCGCCATCCGGCACAATGCTCCACAAAAAAGTGGCTACACAGGCGATGTAAATTTCTACTTTTACACCCGCGGTGACAATGCTTAGTCGCTGAAAACGCGAACGCAAACGCCACGCATCTGTCGTGTCGGTATACAAAATGGGCGTCATTAACAAAAATGCCACGCCCATAGAGCTTACTCGACACCCATAACGCTTAGCAGCAAACGCATGACCTAATTCATGGGCGGTTTTCACCAACACCAAAGCGGCAATATAATAACCAATCACCGAAAAACTGAACAAATCTTGAAACGTATGGGTGAAGGTGTCCCATTGCCTTAACACCATAATCAAACCCACAGCCCCCAATAGTAAGGCCACACGATCTAAGCGCCAATTGAATAGCCGTTTTATAAAAGGGTAAATACGGTTTAGCCATAAATCGGGACGCACCAGTGGAATTTTAATGAACAAATAATTGTGTAACAGCCACATTAACAGGTGTTTTTTACTCTGACTGACTTCATTGCTCAAGCGCGCTATGTCGGTGTCTGCCTGACTTTCGACAAGATGATTTTTTTCCAAAAAGCGCAAAAAATACTCAAGCTCAGTGTGATCAATCTCGACCCCACGGACTTCTAGTCGAGACAAAAAGGCGGCAGGATCGTCCCCATAGCGCCATTCACGAAACAAATAAAAAGCACTGCGAGAGAGGTAAAAAAACGCATTCTTGACTGGATCAAAAAGCTGCCAGCGCGGCTCCCCATCTTCATCCGGGGATGCGGGCAATAGGGTCAAATTTTGCCTAAGTTTAGGTAAGGTCGCCGCACTTTTCTCTCCCATCACAGCTATAAACCCAAACGCTGACGAACAAAAGTAATAGGGCGACGCAACAAATAGTACGCCAAAGAAACCTCCTCTCCATACAGTTTCGCGGTGCCCCGTAAACCAATCCGAGGCGCGGCTGTGCCTGGTTCAATGTCCGCAACAATACGATACGCCACGACTTGATCTGGGGTTAAGCTGGGTTCGAATGAAGAATAGTTCACCCGAAAAATGAGAGGATTAAGTGGGTCAATATCAAGGTAAAAAGTCACCTCATTACCCTGTTGCAAGGAAATGGCATCGGCCACTGGCAACATAATTTGCAATTGCACATTACTGGGATCGGCAATGGATAAAATACGCTCACCCACCACAACAGGCCGTCCTTTCCATTGCTCTGGGTCTTCAATGATCGCCACACCGGCTTTTTGTGCGAGAATCTGCGTCTGAGACAACTTAACGTTTAAGTAATCACGATCAAGGGTTTTTAATTCGACTTGTGAAGCAAGTTCAGCCAACTCAGATTTTTTTCGACGATCGACATAACCTGCCTGCTCAGCGGTTCTTAACTCTGCTTGGGTTCTTTCTAACTCACGCTGAGCCACATCATAGGCTCCTTGAAACTCGGTTTTATCCATGATCACCAAGGGCTGATTCATAGCCACAAGATCACCAGGCTTAACCAGGACGTCACTCACAGCCCCAGCGATGGCAGAGGTTACCAAAACAGAGTCTTTAGCGAGAATGTCCGCCGGCGCCAACACCGATAAACGCACCGGAACAAACGCCAACAGCACAAGCGTAGTCACAGTGGCCCATTGCAGCTTTTTACTGACCACACGACGCCACCACGCCTTCACCCCAGTACGACGATAAAATAATGGCAAAGCATGCCCGTAAGTGGACGCCAAATGCTGCAACAAACCTTTATCTTTATCGGACCAAGGGGCTGACTTTGCCAATATCATCACCCCAACCCGTTGATTGGGTTTAGACGGGATCAACAAAGGCAACCAAAGCATACTAGCCGGAGAAAACTCTTTAAGGTCTTGTGATAAAGACACAGGCCAAGCGCTTGTGTCCATCACATGGGCTGTTGCGCTTAACTCACTGGCATTGACATGACTGGCCACCTTTTCAAGCCAAGCACCGAACGGCGTGGTTCTATCCACCAAGGCAATATCACTCACCGCCGACAGCTTCAACTTTTCCAATTCGTTACCCGCTAAGTATACGGCTTGATCATACGTAACCAAGGTTCTCGTCATGTTTACCATAACAAAACCTAGGTCTGTTGCGCTTTCACAACACCGGACCTGTTGCTCAATTTTGAGCAACTGTGAGATAGCTTGATCAGACATACTAAGACACTAACAACGTCATCAAATCACTTCCATAATCATCATACTGCTCACCAGCTTGTGCCAATTGCTCGCTCAAAGGCACAAACACCTCACCGCGGTTCATCGTGACCGACGGAGCATTGTTTTCAATATCAAGAGCGGGAGGCAGGTTGTCTAAATCGACCTCCACTTCCAAAACACGAATATTCCCATCGGCGTCCACCGCATTGATCTTAAGCGAAATACTGCCTTGACCTTGTGGTGGTGTCAACGTCACCTGACCTGTGGTTGGGTTGACCTCAACCCAACTTGGCAAACCCGTACCATCCGCTAAGGTCGCGCTGTAGGAACCGCCTGGTTTGGCATCAATAATACTGATGCTCACTCTATCAGGCAGTACAGAAAGGCTGGCCACAGACAAATCCGTAATATTAGCTACCCCAGCTTGAGCGTCGGATACCTGTACCTGACCGTTCGCCCCTACATTGACCACCACACGCGACTCGGCAATGATGTTGCCGTTGGGAACCGCTGCAGCGGGCTGCACCAAGGGCGCTTCGGCCGCTGTCGGTGCACTATTTGAATCCGTGCCAAAACCGCTCACTTCACCCGACACAGTTTCAACCGTACCGGCTGGTAAACCGTTATTGTTATTGGGTAAATCTGGCAACGATGCCAACAACGGCGTTTCAGTGATCGCTACTTGCTGGCTCGGCGCCACAGGCGCATCCGACGAACTGATCGCTGGTGCAGGTCGTAAAGTCAAAGTAACAGGGGCTTTCACCTGTGCACCTTGTGCATCCGTCGCAACCACGTTAAGCGCGTTTATACCTTCAAAGCCGCCTTGAGGAGTACCAGAGAGTGTTCGAGCTACCGGATTAAAGACCAAACCTGTCGGTAAGTTTTCCATGCTCCAAACAAGCGTATTGACTTCATTTGCGTCGACATCAGCAAACAGATCTGCAGGCAAAGTCACTGGCACGAAAACTTGGCCAGACGTACCGGTCATCGCAACCAAGGAAGCTGATACGGTCGGTGCATCGTTTGCGCCAGTGATATTAAACACAGCATCGACAGTGTCAGTCACTAAGTTATCTGTTACCTGAACAACAAATCGATCCGTAACAATTTGACCAAAGGTTAATGTCTGCGTTGCATCAATGTCATTATTCAATGCATAACTCACCTGACCTGTCGATAAGGTAAAGGTCGCTGCTCCATATACACCTACTTTTGAATAAGTCGCACCACTGTCTGCGGTCACCCAGCCATTACTAGCTAAATACGCCGTATCATAGACCACAAAACCATCGGCATCCCCTTTAGTAAGAATCATAGTTGCGGTGTTGGTACTAAAAACAGCATTTTTAACGCCACCAGCTTCAATAATCACAGCACTTGCACTACTGGCCGAGACCGTTGGAGCGTTATCGTTGAGGTTATTAATGCTCACTGTAACGGCTTTGTCGATATTCAAACTGCCGGAATTGTAGTTCCCTGCACCGTTATCCGTGGCCACCACGTTGAAGCTGTAGCTGTCTTTGGTTTCGTAATCGGCGGAGGCTTTTAGCGTCACCGCGCCAGTAGTCGCGTTGATGTTCAATAAAGCCGCGTCCGTGCCGGTTAAGCTGTAACGCAAGGTATTATTGGTTGCTGTGCCATCAGCGTCTGTACCGGTAGCGGTATAAATCACCGTCGAGGTCGCGGCGTTTTCATTGACGCTGCCTGTCGTACCAGAGGTGATCACTGGCGTGTTGTCGTTCAAGTCGTTGACACTGACTGTAACGGCTTTGTCGATATTCAAACTGCCGGAATTGTAGTTCCCTGCACCGTTATCCGTGGCCACCACGTTGAAGCTGTAGCTGTCTTTGGTTTCGTAATCGGCGGAGGCTTTTAGCGTCACCGCGCCAGTAGTCGCGTTGATGTTCAACAAAGCCGCGTCCGTGCCGGTTAAGCTGTAACGCAAGGTATTATTGGTTGCTGTGCCATCAGCGTCTGTACCGGTAGCGGTATAAATCACCGTCGAGGTCGCGGCGTTTTCATTGACGCTGCCTGTCGTACCAGAGGTGATCACCGGCGTGTTGTCGT
The sequence above is a segment of the Marinomonas sp. IMCC 4694 genome. Coding sequences within it:
- a CDS encoding efflux RND transporter periplasmic adaptor subunit, encoding MSDQAISQLLKIEQQVRCCESATDLGFVMVNMTRTLVTYDQAVYLAGNELEKLKLSAVSDIALVDRTTPFGAWLEKVASHVNASELSATAHVMDTSAWPVSLSQDLKEFSPASMLWLPLLIPSKPNQRVGVMILAKSAPWSDKDKGLLQHLASTYGHALPLFYRRTGVKAWWRRVVSKKLQWATVTTLVLLAFVPVRLSVLAPADILAKDSVLVTSAIAGAVSDVLVKPGDLVAMNQPLVIMDKTEFQGAYDVAQRELERTQAELRTAEQAGYVDRRKKSELAELASQVELKTLDRDYLNVKLSQTQILAQKAGVAIIEDPEQWKGRPVVVGERILSIADPSNVQLQIMLPVADAISLQQGNEVTFYLDIDPLNPLIFRVNYSSFEPSLTPDQVVAYRIVADIEPGTAAPRIGLRGTAKLYGEEVSLAYYLLRRPITFVRQRLGL
- a CDS encoding HlyD family efflux transporter periplasmic adaptor subunit, which gives rise to MGEKSAATLPKLRQNLTLLPASPDEDGEPRWQLFDPVKNAFFYLSRSAFYLFREWRYGDDPAAFLSRLEVRGVEIDHTELEYFLRFLEKNHLVESQADTDIARLSNEVSQSKKHLLMWLLHNYLFIKIPLVRPDLWLNRIYPFIKRLFNWRLDRVALLLGAVGLIMVLRQWDTFTHTFQDLFSFSVIGYYIAALVLVKTAHELGHAFAAKRYGCRVSSMGVAFLLMTPILYTDTTDAWRLRSRFQRLSIVTAGVKVEIYIACVATFLWSIVPDGGFRSVLFFVATTSWISSLLINTSPFMRFDGYYALSDFLGMENLQPRSFLVGKWFLRERLFGFGFLPPEPLNRKKCWLMVAYAWSTWVYRFFLFLGIAALVYYFAFKLLGIVLFLVEIIWFVVLPIAKEMKVWLGLRKKMSLNRVSVTSLLLLVVGLAVLVVPWKNHISAPAVATFERYQVLYPSESSRVVAWNMVANERVKKGQLLVLLESPEVEQEIELTQASLDSLATRWQRVSAGAIDLMTLSTLQSQLSREQSRLQSLLDRRERLAIKAPYDGYIGEWLSLSKGDYVKARSPLATLYDDQSGVVKAYVSGHVLARLQTQLPVRFISNDGVAFPVQLAVEKVLPTAIKRLHYTGLGSTYGGAISTQMMDDQLIPEEATYEVQLSLVGAAPMMRQQFGKVNLTVEPHSFLGDGLRRIYGVFIRESGF